The Salvelinus alpinus chromosome 25, SLU_Salpinus.1, whole genome shotgun sequence genomic sequence ATCAGGAACTCGGAACTATTAACAAAAGATGTGCACTGAATACCAGGAGTGGGGTTCGAACCCACGCGGACATATGTCCATTGGATcttaagtccaacgccttaaccactcggccatcctggttGGCGTCAAAAACAGTTCCAATAACAGATCATGGATATCAATATATACTGAAAGGTATATTTTCTTGCACGCTACTCGCAAAAATGTAACATTCCAATGTAAAAACAATCTTAATCAAACGGCATTATATGGCATTATATGTCGTTGCAGCGGGCGGGTGTTACTGTAATTATCAAAGCAGATAGCTACTCTGACATTCATTCTATTGTAACGATTTTGCAAGACAACTGTCGATTGACCATAATGACTTCAGCCTGATCAACAAATACAAATCAAACGCTTGACAATGTGTTCTATCAAATGAACACATTCCCTTGATGACGATACGGCATAAATTGGGCAGTCAATTGTACAGTTATTTGAATGATGTGCTTTGTATTGTTTTCCCTTGATGTCTATAGGCAATCATTTCATTGGGGAGAACTTTGTGACCAGTGGTAGAAGACGTACCCAATTgtgatacttgagtaaaagtatagatatcTTAATTAACACAAAGTAACTCGTGTAAAAgttagtcacccagtaaaataatacttgagtaaaagtctaaaagtatttggttctaaatgtatttaagtatcaaaagtaaatgtaattgctaaaatatacttaaaagtataaataatttggTATAGGCAAAGCTTGATTGCCCAATGACCGACCGACCATATGCCGCAAACTTCCTGTAGCCTAAGTGATTGACTCACATTCTAAAACATCGGACACACAGTACCTTCTATACTATAGATTGAGGCTCAATTATGTTATACCAACTGACTTCTTGTGGAAGTATGACTATATAGTTTGCACAtccaatcctttcagatctacacaGCAGGATCATTAGATATCTTCCGGGAAGGGGCAGTGGTCGATTTAGGATTGGGCGATTGTCAAACAGAGATAGGTACCTCACTTTGCTGGTGGGGTTATGGAACACTGACGTTGAAAGTTAGCCTACATGTCACAGCAATCTGATGAGGATTCTATGAGTCTGTTTTTGACTCATGCTGGACACTAAAAATAGCAATGGTCTCTTGGATATCTGCATGTGATGTGCACGAAATAATGGAAAGATCAAGGTACATTCTTGTTTTCTTAACAATGTAAAATCCTGCTGAGTCATTTTGAGGTTGCCTTCAGTTGCAATATCAGTCAGTGTAGCAATAACGGTTGTCTCCAAGAAAAGAACTCAAATGTATCACAATCATAAGTTTAGAATGACGCCTCATTATCAAGTAATTGTGTATATCAAAAAGGGATGCTCAAATGAAACACAGAGGGCCATTCTACAGCATTTGTATTCATAAAAATCACAATATCCCGTCATTAAACATACATGTAAAAAATTGTAAAATCAAACATTCAATACAGCAGAACGTTATAGGAATAGTGGGAGAAGTAAGCATTTGAACTGCACTCAAGTAAACATTCTTGATTGACTAATCAAGTATTCTTTTAACTGCCAGTCTGGAGCACCGAACAAGTGTTTTCTTTTTACAACATTAAAGAAATGGAACACCCCATATCACACTATTGCATGTTAGCTTCAGCGGTTTGACATCAAGATACTGGGTCTTCTCTCCTAACACCAGCTAGGCAAGGGTGTTAATGTACAATAAGAGATAGAAATAGCTGCATGACATACAAAATGGCACCCTCATTCAAACTGCATAAATCATTTTAAACAAACAtaccactgagtgtacaaaacattaggaacaccttctctttccatgatatagactgaccaggtgaatcagttgaaagctatgctcccttattgatgtcacctgttaaatccacttcaatcagtgtagatgaaggggaggagaccggttaaagaaggatgtttaaacctggaaacatggattgtgtctgtgtgccattcagatggtgaatgggcaagacaaaatatttaagtgcctttcaaAGGGGAATGGTAGTAGGTTCAACTTAATattaaggtgttcttaatgttttgtacactggaacacccatactgtacatctgaaaaTATTCAGGATCAAGTGCATACTTGTGTAAACAACTGCAAATTGATTAATTCTACTTCTTTACATACATTGTCATGGCCATGAAAAAACTTTTGAGAGGATCTTGACATGAGATAAAACAATAACACTGAtattggtctctgtctgtctcacttgTTGCAGCATGGGAAACAGCAACAGAACAACTTCCTACAGGCGTTGTTCTTGTACTTCACCGCCAGCTTGATCTGAGCCTGGGCCTTGCCCACAAAGTCTGTTGTTGCGACTACGTTGGCCACCATGGCCCTCTGTTCCTCCACCAGCAGAGCCATCTGCAAGAACAGCTCATGGATGTCCATATAGTGGAAGTATTACTATATAGTTTACGCAtccaatcctttcagatctacacaGCGGGATCATTAGATATCTGTGGGGAAGGAGCAGTGAGTGGTTGATTTAGGATTGGGCGATTGTCGAACAGAGAGATAGGTACCTCACTTGCTGGTGGGGTTATGGAACACAGACGTTGAAAGTTAGCCTACACGTCACAGCAATCTGATGAGGATTCTGAGTCTGTTTTTGACTCATGATGAACACTAGAAATAGCAATGGTCTCTTGGATATCTGCATGTGATGTGTACTATACAATGGAAAAATTGAGGCACATTCTTGTTTTCTTAACAATGTCAAATCCAGTTGAGTCATTTTGAGGTTGCCTTCAGTTGCAATATCAGTCAGTGTAGCAATAACGGTTGTGTCTCCATGAAAGGAACTCAAATGTATCACAATGATAACAGTTGAGAATGATGCATCATGATCAAGTAATTGAGTACATCAAAAATGAATGCTCAAATGAAACACAAAGGGCCATTCTACAGCATTTGTATTCATAAAATTCCCAATATCCTATTATGAAacataaataatataaaaaaattgTAAAATAATCAAACATTCAATACAGCTGAAAGTTAAAGGAATAGTGGGAGAATGAAACATTTGAACTGCACTCAAGTAAACATTCTTGATTGATAATCAAGTATTCTTTTAACTGCCAGCCTGGAGCACCAAACAAATGTTTTCTTTTTACAACATTAAAGAAATGGAACACCCCATATCACACTATATTGCATGTTAGCTTCAGCGGTTTGACATCAAGATACTGGGTCCTCTCTCCTAACACCAGCTAGGCAAGTACAATAAGAGATAGAAATAGCTGCATGACATACAAAATGGCACCCTCATTCAAACTGCATAAATAATTTTAAACAAACAtaccactgagtgtacaaaacattaggaacaccttctctttccatgatatagactgaccaggtgaatcagttgaaagctatgatcccttattgatgtcacctgttaaatccacttcaatcagtgtagatgaaggggaggagacaggttaaagaaggatgtttaaacctggaaacatggattgtgtctgtgtgccattcagatggtgaatgggcaagacaaaatatttaagtgcctttcaaAGGGGAATGGTAGTAggttcaactcaatattaaggtgttcttaatgttttgtacactcagtgtacattggAACacccatactgtacatctgaaaaTATTCAGGATCAAGTGCATACTTGTGTAAACAACTGCAAATTGATTACTTCTACTTCTTTAAATACATTGTCATGGCCATGAAAACACTTTTGAGAGGATCTTGACTTGagataaaacaaaaacacaatcgGTCTCACTTGTTGCAGCATGGGAAACAGCAACAGAACAACTTCCTACAGGGGTTGTTCTTCTTGTACTTCACCGCCAGCTTGATCTGAGCCTGGGCCTTGCCCACAAAGTCTGTTGTTGCGACTACGTTGGCCTCTATGTTGTCCaccatggccccctgttcctccACTAGCAGAGCCATCTGGAAGAACAGCTCATGGATGTCCTTGATCCGACTCTCCAGCTCAACCAGCTCCTTGTGCCGGTTCTCGATCTCCGTAAGCGCTGATCGCGCCGTCCGCCCGTCCGCCAGGAGGTTGTCGGAGAACACGTTCCACTTACCCGTCTCGACCATCTCCTCAATCTGATCTCCGGTCACCTCCTTGCCCATTATCTTTGCCTGGCGCTGGATCCGGGTTTTGCAGTTCTCCCTCTGGCCCATCTCCGCTTGGTTGTACTCAGACATGGCCTCATGGAAGGCCCCGGTGAGAGAAACATACTGTGAGCGTACCATGCGGACCAGAGCAGAATGGGCACCATGCTCTTCTTCCAGCCGTTTGTGCTGCATGCCGATTTTCTCCAGCCGTGTGTAGATGCCCTCCCCCCGGGTCTTGATGCCCTTGGCCAGGGCATTGGAGTCTCGTTTGATGGAGCTGATCCGACGGACAGAGGTGAGGAATCGGGTGTTCTGCTTGCCCAGGCGCTTCACATCCATCCGGAGCAGAGCGATCTCCT encodes the following:
- the LOC139553229 gene encoding syntaxin-11-like isoform X2; the protein is MRDRLVDLKGVAPASSDEGGQGRGTDDEEQLEHQSVVFEGEDMMDSIFREVQSMRKEIALLRMDVKRLGKQNTRFLTSVRRISSIKRDSNALAKGIKTRGEGIYTRLEKIGMQHKRLEEEHGAHSALVRMVRSQYVSLTGAFHEAMSEYNQAEMGQRENCKTRIQRQAKIMGKEVTGDQIEEMVETGKWNVFSDNLLADGRTARSALTEIENRHKELVELESRIKDIHELFFQMALLVEEQGAMVDNIEANVVATTDFVGKAQAQIKLAVKYKKNNPCRKLFCCCFPCCNK
- the LOC139553229 gene encoding syntaxin-11-like isoform X1, translated to MTTWDALPPQITQGRMRDRLVDLKGVAPASSDEGGQGRGTDDEEQLEHQSVVFEGEDMMDSIFREVQSMRKEIALLRMDVKRLGKQNTRFLTSVRRISSIKRDSNALAKGIKTRGEGIYTRLEKIGMQHKRLEEEHGAHSALVRMVRSQYVSLTGAFHEAMSEYNQAEMGQRENCKTRIQRQAKIMGKEVTGDQIEEMVETGKWNVFSDNLLADGRTARSALTEIENRHKELVELESRIKDIHELFFQMALLVEEQGAMVDNIEANVVATTDFVGKAQAQIKLAVKYKKNNPCRKLFCCCFPCCNK